In Thermus aquaticus, the sequence GGTCGCTTTCAGTTCGGACCAGGCCCTCCTCCTTCAAATAGGTGGGAACCCCCCAGGGCTCCAGGGCCTTGCGCAGGCGGGAAAGCCAGGCGGAGAGGTTGTTGAGGGCGTCGGCCTCCGGCGTGTCGGGCCAGAGGATGAAGGCCATCTCCTCCCGGGGGACCCGGAGGAGGAGGAGGGCCAGAACCTCCCGCGCCTTGCCCTTGAGCTCCACCTCGCCCAAGGGGTTCCTCACCCGGAAGGCCCCTAGGACCTCCACCTGGAGGGGAGGGATCTCGGCGAGCCTCAGGGCCACGGCCTCCTTCCAGCCGCTCTGCAGCACCTCCGTCAGGGGGTAGGGCCGGGCCAGCTCCGGGCGGTCTTTGGGGAGGAGGTCCAGGGGGATGAGCCCGGGAAGGAGGCGGGGACCTTCCTGGGTGAGGCCCAAAAGGGCCTTTAAGTCCCCTTCCTCCCGGAGGAGGCGGTAGCGGGCGGCGTGCCAGTAAAGCCGCTCCTCCCGCTCCGCCGGGTAGGGGGGGAGGAGGGCCGGGTCTTTGAGGAGCTCCGCCCTGGCCAGGGCGGGCAGAAAGCCCTCCACCCCTTGCAAAAGGCCGGGGTCTTTCCGCAGAAGGGCCAGGAGGGCCAGGCCCCGGCCCACCAGGTAGGGGTTTTCCCAGAGCTCCGCCCGGGCCACCAGGGCCTTCAGCTCCGCCTCGTCCCCCTGGAGGTAGGCCAGGAGCATGGCCGCCTCGAGGCTGGCCAGGGGGTGGCCCGGGGCCTCCCGGGCCTCCTTCAGGTAGGCCATGGCCCGCGCCTTGTCCCCCAGGAGGAGGTATAGCCGCCCCAGGTCCCTCAGGTGGCCTGGGTAGTTCACGGGAGAGTAGCGAAGGCCAAGAGGGGCCCCCTCCTCCAGGGCCCGGATGCGGCCCTCGAGGTCCCCCTTCAGCTCAAAGCGGAGGAAGGCCAGGTTGGTGAGGGGGGCCACCCGATAGGGACTGCCTTCCGGCAGGCGCTTTAGGGCCTCCTCCAGAAGCCTAAAGGCCTCCTCGGGCCGCCCCTCTTCCCACGGGACCCGGGCGGCGTCGTTGAGGAAGCGGCCCGCAAGCTCGGGGGGAACCCCTTCCAGCAGCCTCAGGCCCCTTTCCAGGTAGGCCCGGGCCTGGGGGAGGTCCTGGCCCAGGAGGGGGTCGGCCAGGTAGTAGGCCAGGTGGCCGCAGGCGGTGAGGGCCACCCTGGGGTCTTGGGCCTCGGCCAGGGGCTTGAGGAGGGCGAAGCCTTCCCTTTGGCCGCTTTGCAGAAGGGCCTCCCCCAGCCGGAGCCGGGCCCGCTCGCCCCCCTTTTCCAGGAGGGCCCGCCAGGAGAGGAGGACCTCGGGGGCCAGGTTGATCTGGATGGGCCTTTCTAAAAGCTCAAGAAGCTCCTCGTGAAGCCCGGCGGCGTGGTAGGCCTGGGCCAGAAGCTCCGGGGGAAGCCTCTTCCCCAGGGCCCGCACCGCCTCCTGCACCTCGGGCTTCAGGCTTTCCAAGGCCATCTCCTTGAGGAGGGCGTGGAGGGTGTAGCCCTGGGGTAATAGGCGCAGGAGGCCCCTGGCGTAAAGCTCCTCCGTGGCGGGGGTGGCGGCCTCCTTGGGCAGGTAGGGGAGGGCGGCCAGGAGGAAGCCTTCCTGAAAGGCCTCCGGGCTCAGGCTTTCCTTTAGGCCCTGGAGGAGGGCCCGCCTCTCGGGGGGCTTCCCGGTGAGGGCGGAGAGAAAGAGGGGGAGGGGCCAGCCCCCCGTGGCCCGGTGGGCCTCCTCGGCCCCGGGCCTGTTCCCGAAGAGGGCCCTGGCCTCTTCCACGGTGAAGGCCAGCTCCTCCGCCCCCAGGCGCACCAGCCGGCCCTCGGCCAGGAGCTTGGGGAGCTCGGGGTAGGGGAGGGGCGTGCGGCTTGCCAGGACCAGGAGGCAAGGCAGGGTCCTTAGGAGGGGGGTGAGGTCCTCCCTCCCCTCCAGGTCCTCGAGGACCACCAGGGTGGGGGCCTCCTTGAGGGCCGCCACCACCGCCCCCCAGGGGGCCTCCTCGGGGAGGTCCAGGGTCCTGGCCAGGAGAGCCCTGGGCTCGCCCAGTCTGGCGCTGGCCCAGAGGGTCCTAAGCCCCAGCCTGGCGGCAAGCTGGCCCGCCAGGACGCTCTTGCCGAAGCCTGCCGGGGCCTCGAGGAGGACCACAAACCCAGGTTCTTCGGGTAAGAGGGAAAGAAGCCTCTCCCGCTCCAGATAGACCGGGCTCTGCCAGCGTAGGGCCACCCTGGACCCCATCTTAGGCGTGGTGGGCATCCTGGGCAAGCTCTTTCCCCGGCCACATTCCCTGGACCGGGAGGAGGCGTAAACTGGCCCTCCAAGGAGGGGCCATGCGCAAACTCCGCCGCCTTAGCGACCTCCTACCCCTCATCAGGGAAGGCCGCTACCGCCTGGGGCCCCACGTGGCCAAGCACATGCTCCAGGAGGGCTTCACCGAGCTGGACATCCTGAGGGCCCTGGAGTGGGGGCGGGAGCTTTGCATCTACCCCGAGGAGGGGCGGATGCTGGTCCTGGGGTACATGGTCTTTCCCCCCAGGCTCAAGCTTCCCCTCCACGTGGTCCTGGACTACACCCCCCCAAGGCAGGTGGACATCGTCACCGCCTTCATCCCCAAGGAGCCCTACCGGGTCTACTCCCGGGCCCGCCTGGCCGCTCTCCTCCGCCACGACCGGGCCCTCGAGGAGGTGCGCTGGACGGGGCCCATTCGCCTCTACCCCGCTTGGGAGTAGCACTCCGGGCACCGGCCGTAGACCGTGACCTCGTGGCCCTCGGCCTGAAAGCCCGGGGGGAGGGCGCTTTCCAGGAGGTCGCAGCCGAAGAGCTCGTACACCCGGCCGCAGCGGCGGCAAAGGAAGTGGTGGTGGTGCCCCCGGCCCGCCCGCTCGTACCGGGGGGGCTCGCCGGGGAGGGCCACCGGGGTGAGGAACCCCTCCTCCACCAGGCCCTTCAGGGTGCGGTAGACCGTGGCCAGGCCCAAAGAGGGCACCCGCTTCCTCGCCAGCTCCAGGACCTCCTGGGGGGAGAGGGGGCGGTCCGTTTCCAGGAAGACCTCCCGGATGGCCCGCCTCTGCCTCGTGGAGCGCTCCATGCCCCAAGGATAGCAAACTTGAGAAGCGCTTTTCATACCCTTGCTTTCTGTTTTCTTCGGTCCGCCATGCCCGGCGGCTTCCCTAGGAACCTTTTGCCGGGGCCCCCATGCTGGCTTGGGCCAGCGTGGGGTGGCATCGGTGGGGTAGAGTGGCCCCATGCGGGCTTTGGTTCTCTTGCTCCTCTTTTGCCTTCCCGCCCTAGCCCAGGAGCCGGGGGGCTACCTCCTGGGGCGCATCCTGGCCCTGGACCCGGAGGGCGTGGCCCGGGTGGAGGTCCAGGGCAAGGTCAAGGAGGCCCTCCTCCCCGCCGACGGCGGGGGCTTTCGGCCGGGGATGCGGGTGGTCCTCTACCAGGAGGGGGGGCGGCTTTACGTGGCCGAACCCGACCGAATGCCCTGGCTTGTGGGCCTCCTCTTCCTCTTCGCCCTTCTCGCCGCCCTCCTGGGCCGGGGCAAGGGGCTTAGGGGGCTTCTCGGCACCCTGCTAAGCCTCCTGGTGGTGGTCTACTTCATCGTGCCCCGGGTGGCCTCGGGGGGAAACCCCCTCCTTTACGCCCTTTTGGGAAGCCTGGGGGTGCTTCTCTTCACCATCTATTTGGTCCACGGGGTGAACCGGAAGACCACGGCGGCCCTTTTGGGAACCCTGGCTTCCGTCCTCTTCGTCCTCCTCCTAAGCCTCTACTTCGTGGGGGCCATTGGCTTCACCGGCCTGGCCTCGGAGGAGGCCCTGCTCCTCAAGCAGTGGGGCGGGGTGGACCTCCTTTCCCTCTACCTGGCGGGGGTGGTGGTGGGGGCCTTGGGGGCCCTTACCGATGTGACCGTGACCCAGGCCGCCGTGGTCCAGGCCCTGGCCCACGCCAACCCCCGCTTTGGCCTGGGCGAGCTTTACCGGAGGGGGATGGAGGTGGGCTACGACCACATCGGGAGCCTGGTCAACACCCTGGTCCTGGCCTACGCCGCGGGCTCTTTGCCCCTTTTCCTCCTCCTCACCAAGGACCCCACCCCCTTGCGCTTCCTCCTCAACACCGAGCCCTTCGCCGCCGAGATCGCCGCCATGGTCCTGGGCTCCTTGGGCCTTCTCCTGGCCGTGCCCCTCACCACCTTGGTGGCGGCCTTCCTCTTCCAGGGAGGGAAGGCGGGGCCCGGGGAGCATCCCCACGTCCACTAGAATGGAAAGGTGCGCCTATTACACACCGCCGACTGGCATTTGGGAAAGATTTTAAGAGGCGTGGACCGGACGCCGGAGATCGGAGAGGCCCTGAAGGCCCTCCTGGGGATCGTGAAGGAGGAGCGGGTGGACCTGGTGGTGGTCTCGGGGGACCTCTTTGACCGCCCCCAGGTCTCCGCCGAGGCCGAGGGCCACGCCGTGGAGTTCTTCATGGGGCTCAAGGCCCTGGGGGTGCCCGCTTTGGTCATCGCCGGCAACCACGACCCCAAGGAGCGCCTCTCCGCCCTCTCCCCCCTCTTCGCCCTGGCGGGGGCCAGGGTGCGGGGCCACCCCCTCTTCAAGGAGGAAGGGGGGGTGGTGCGGGTGGCGGACCTCGAGGCCGCCCTCCTCCCCTTCGTGTCCGAGAGGGTTCTGGTGAAGCGGGTCCTGCAGGAGGCCGAGGAGCGCCACCGCACCTACGCCGAGGCCATGCGCCGGGTCCTGGCCAACCTGGCGAGCCCCCTGATGCTGGCCCACTTCGCCCTGGAGGGGGTCCGGCCCGGGGGCGGGGAGTTCTTCTTCCACCTGGCCGGGTCCTACGCCGTGCCCCACTCGGCCCTGCCCCTTTCCGCCCGCTACCTGGCCCTGGGACACATCCACCGCCAGCAGCAGGTTTCCGAGGCCCCCCTGGCCTGGTACTCGGGGAGCCTCGTCCAGCTGGACTTCGGCGAGGGGGAGGACGCCGAGAGGGGGGCCCTTTTGGTGGAGCTTCCCCCCTCGGGGCCCGCTAGGGTCCACCCCATCCGGGAGCGCTGGGGCAAGCCCCTCAAGACCTTCCGCCTGAAGCGGGAGGAGCTGGACGGGCGGCTTTTGGAGATGGAGCGCTTTCCCGGCTACCTGCGCCTGGTGGTGGAGGGGAGGCTTTCCGCCGCCGAGAAGGAGCGCCTTTACCGGGCCCTGCCCCACCTTCTCGCCATAGAGGGGGCGGGCGACCTGCCCCCACTCCCTCCCGGGGGCGCCCATTTGGGCCTTAAGGAGGCCTACGCCCGCTACCTGGGGGAGCGGGAGGAGAAGGAGGCCCTTTTGGAGCGGTTTGAAGAGGCCCTGAAGGAGGTGGAGAGTGAGACCCTTGCGGCTGGAGCTTGAGGGGTTCGGCCCCTACCGGGAGAAGCAGGGGGTGGACTTCTCCGATGTGGAGCTCTTCGCCATCACCGGCCCCACGGGAAGCGGCAAGAGCACCCTCCTGGACGCCATGGCCTTCGCCCTCTACGGCCTCGTGCCCCGGGTGGGGAAGGGCGTCAAGGAGCTGGTCCACCCCGGGGTGGGGGAGGCCAGGGTCCGCCTCACCTTCCAGGTGGGGGCGCGCACCTACCGGGTGGAGCGGGTGCGGGGCAAGAGGAGCGAGGGGCGGCTTTTTGACCTGACGGATGGGGAAAGGCTCGTCCCCCTGGAAACCCTGGACCGCCTGAACGAGGCCATTGAGGACCTCCTGGGCCTCTCCTACGAGGCCTTCACCCGGGCCTTGCTCCTGCCCCAGGGGGAGTTTGACCGCTTTTTAAAGGGGGAGCCCAGGGAGCGGCGGAGGCTCCTCATGGACCTCTTCGGCCTCTCCCGCTTGGAGCGGGTGCGGGAGAAAGCGGCGGAAAAGAAGGCGCGCTACGCCGAGGAGAAAAGCCGCCTGGAAGGGGAGCTTATGGGCCTAGCCGGGGCCACGCCGGAGGCGTTGGCGGAGCTGGACCAGGCCCTGGAGGCCCTAGTGGCGGAGCGCCGCCGGTTAGAAGGGGAAAAGCCCACCCTCGAGGCCCGCGCCAAAGAGGCCGAGGCCCTCCTGGAGCTCCTTAGGCGGATGGCCCTGCTGGAGGCCAAGCGGGAGAGGCTTGCCAAGGAGGCTTCCGAGATGGAAAACCTCCGGGCCCGCCTGGCCCTGAGCGAGGAGGCGGCCAGGGCCCTCCCCCTCTGGGAGGACCTTAGGCGGAAGGAAGGGGCTCTCGCCGCCACCCGCGCCCGCCTCAAGGAGGCCGAGGGGGCCGTGAGGGGGCTTGAGGAGGCCCTGAAGGCCCTGGCCTTTGACGAGAGCGCTTTGCAGGAGGCCCGGGACGCCCTTCTAAAGGCCCAGGGGCTCAGGGCCCTCGAGGCCCTCCTCCGCCGGGTGGGCCCCCTGGACCACCCCGCCCCCCGCCTGGACCCCGAGCGCCTGGAGGCGGCCCTGGAGGAGGAGGCGAAGCTGGAGCGCCTCCTAAGCGGGCTTTCCCAGCTGGAAGAGGCCAGAAGGCGCCTCAAGGCCAAGGAGGACCAGCTGGAGGAGGCGCAGCAAAGGCTGGCGAAGACCGAGGAGGCGGGCCGGGAGAAGCGGAAGGAGGTGGAAGACCTCAAGGCCCGCCTTCAGGGAGCCGAGGCCCACCGCCTCCGGGAGCGCCTCAAGGCTTTGGAGGAAGAGCTTCTTTCCCTGGAAAAGGAGGAGGCGGGGCTTAAGGAGGCCCTCGAGGCCCTGAGGCGGGAGGAGAGGCGGCGGGGCCTCCTGGCCTTCCACGACCTCCTGGAGGTGGGCAAGCCCTGCCCCCTCTGCGGCGGGCCCGTCCACGAGCTTCCCCCGCGCCCCGAGCTACCCGACCTGGAGGCCAGGCGGCGGGAGCTGGAGGAGGCCCTGCGCCGGGTGCAGGGGAGGCGGGGGGAGGTCCTGGGGGAGGCCCGGGGCCTGAAGGAAAAGCTGGACGCCCTGGCCGCCGAGCCCATCCCCGGGGACCCGGAGGCCCTGAAAAAGGCCCTGGAGGAGGCCGAGGAGGCCCTGCAGGCCCTTCGGGACACCTACAAGGAGATTGGGGGAGAGGTCAAGGGCCTGGTGGAGGAGGTCAACCGGCTTCGGCAGGAAGAGGAAAAGCTCCGGGCCCAGGCGGGGGAGGCCTCCTTGGGGGAGGTGGAGGAAGGCCTCAGGCGCCTCCGGGAGGAGAAGGCCGCCCTGGGCGCCGGGCTTCGCCAGCACATCCAGGAGAGGACGGAAGGCCTGGGGGTGGCCGCCTACCTCAAGCGCCTGGAGGCGAGGGTGCGGGCCCTCGAGGCCCAGGAAAGGGAGTACCGAAGGCTTCGGGACGGGATGGCGGACCTTGCCCAAAAGGTCTCCGCCCTGAAGGCCCAGGAGGCGGAGCAGGCCAAGGCCCTGGCCGAGGCCGAGGAGCGGGTGAAGGGCCTCATGCCCGAGGCCGAGGCCCGGGCCCACGCCCTAAGCCCCGAGGAGAGGGAGGCCCTTGAGACCCGCATCCGCCGCCACGAGAACGAACTTAAGGAGGTGGAGGCCCTTCTCAAGGAGGCGAAGGCGCAACTGAAGGCCCTTCTCCAGGACGCCCCACCCCCCGGGCTTCCCGAGGCCGAGGCCCGGGCCAAAGAGGCCGCGGGCGCCCTGAAGAGCCTTCTGGAGCGCCTGGAGAAGCTGGGCCAGGAGGTGGCCATTCTGGAGGAGAGGCGAAAGGACCTGCGGGAGGCCCTGAGGCGCCGCCAGGAGGCGGAGAAGAGGCTGGCCGAGGTGGCGCGGGAGATGGCCCTATGGGAGAAGCTGGCCCAGGACCTGAGGGGCGACAACTTCCCCGAGTACGCCCTAGGCCTAAGGCAGGGGAGCCTGGTGGAGCGGGCCGACGAGCTCCTTTACACCCTCTCCGGGGGGCGGTACCGCTTCCGGGCCAAAGAGGGGGAGTACTGGGTTTTAGACCTCTGGACCGAGGCCGAGCGGCCGGTCAAGACCCTTTCTGGCGGGGAGAGCTTTCTCGCCAGCCTCTCCCTGGCTTTGGCCCTTTCCGAGGAGCTTTCCAAGGGCCGGCTTGGGGCCCTATTCCTGGACGAGGGCTTCGGCACCCTGGACCCGGAGGCCCTCGATGTGGTGGCGGGGGTCTTGGAGTCCCTCCCCACCCAGGGGCGGCTGGTGGGCATCGTGACCCATGTGGAGGCCCTGGCGGAGCGGCTTCCCGCCCGCCTGCGGGTGCGCAAGCACCCCTCGGGGAGCCGGGTGGAGTGGGCCTGATACCACCCCGGCATGGGGGTCTCGGGCCCTTTTTTCTGGCGCTAAGCCTAGGCGTCCTGAGGGCCCACCTGAGTGAAGGCCCGGGCTAGGCCGTAGCCCAGGCTGGTCTTGGCCCCCACGCCGCTAAAAAAGGCGTAGCGGCCCGGGGCGGAAAGCCAAAGGGCCTCCTCCTCCGTGGCCTTGGGCAGGTGGTAGACCACCTTGCCCACAAAGCCCACGGTGTCCACCTCCGTCCTGGCCATCTGGGTCCTCCCCTCCAGGAAGCGGACCGTGGTCCTCTCCAGAAGGGCCTCCCGGACCTGTTGGGGCGCCTTCAAAGGGCCAAAGGCCTCGAGCCTCCTCAGGAGGCTCTCCAAGACCAAGCGGGGCTCGGGCAGGGGATACTGCACCCCCTTGCGGCGGAAGAAGGTGGGGCTATAAAACCTTAGGGGCAGATTGGGGCTATGGGGCCCCTGGAAGAGGCGGGCGTAGGTGGTGAGGCCCGCCCAGGGGTGGCCCTCCTGCAACACGGCCCGGACCCGGAAGGGCCTGCCCAGGCGCACCTCCCGGCCCTCGAGGCCAAACAGCGCCGGGGAAAGCCGGCCGTAGAGGTCCTCCCTGAGGAGGCTCACCCGGGCCCAGGGCTCACCTCCCCTGAGGCCAAAGCCCAGGGCAAAGGGGTTTTCCCCCTGGTCGTGGAGCTCGGGGAAGGCCTCCTTAAGGAGGGTGTAGAAGAACCCCCTCAGGCCCAGGGGCTCCGGGGGGCCCTCCCCTTCCAGGACCAGGACCAAGGCGACCAGGACCATCAGAAACCCAAAGGCAGGGGCTCGAGGCTTACCGCCGGGCCCAGCTCCTTGTCCAAGTCGGCCAGGAGGTCCTTGGCGAGGCCTTTCAAGGCCCCGACCTGCCTGCCGGTGGGTACCTCAAACCCGTGGATGAGGAGGCTGGTGTTGCGGGCCTGGAGGACCCCCCCAAGGCCCCGGAGTTCGCCCGCGGGCTTGCCGGCCAGCAGGGGGTCTCCCAGGAGCCGAAGCAGGCCGATGAGGTGCAACAGGCCCAGCTTCTTGGGGACCTCCACCGCCGAAGGCGGCTCGCCCAAAATCTCAGACAGCGCGTTCCGCAAAGCGGCTTCTTCCTCAGGGGTCAGGTTGGGTTGGTCCGCCAGGCGGCCATACCGGTAAAGCCTTTCCTGCAGCAGGAGTTCGAGGGCCCGGTAGGCGTAAAGGGCGGCGAGGAGCGGCCGATGTTCCTTTTCGCCTAAGTGGAGGAGGGTGCGGGCCACCGCCCCCACCCCCCTCCGGTGACCCAGGTCCTTCCCCTCGAGGAACGCCTTGCCCGCCTCCAGAAGGGACACCTGCTTTTCCAAGAGGTCCCGGCTCCGGTTCAGGGGGTGGTTGAGCCAGGCGTTCTGGGCCAGCCTCTCCAGGAGGCCCGAGCCCTTTTTATGGGCCTCGGGGAGGTTCAAGGCGTGCCAGGCCTCGTACATCTCCGCCAGGCTCTGGTAGAGGGTCCAGCGCCCATCCCCGGTGGCGCCCACCATCTTCTGGAAGTATTTGGCCGCCTGCGCGAACTCCCCTCTTCCGTAAAGCTCCTTGGCGAAAAGGGCGTCCACCTCGCCCAGGACCTCGTGGGGGTCCTGCAGGATGATGAGCCTTTCCGTGCCCGCCCGGGGGCGGCGGAGTTCGGAGTCGTAGTCCTCGTTGTCCACGTAGACCACGCGGGCCTTGGGGTAGAAGCGGCGGAAGAAAAACCCGGCCACCGCTAGGCCGGCGCTCATGGCCTTGGTGCCGCTGGTCAGGTCCAGGGCCACGGGGACATCGCCATGCTGGTCCAGAATCCGCTTCACCTCCCGGTAGATGGCGGCCACGTCGCTTTTGCCGACCTCTAGGGGGTAGATGGGCTTACCCGTTTCCTTCTGCAGGCGCTCCAAATAGGAAGCGCTTTCCCTGGTGTGCAGGACGTAGACCCGTTCGGCCCCTGTGCCGAGAATGGCCAAGATGGTGGCCTCGGGGCTGGTGCCCAGGGTGTGCACGGAAACGGCGAAGGCCTCCCGGCGGGGGTGGACGTTGGGGGCTTCCTTCCACCTGGCCACCAGCGCGGGCCAGACCATCTCCTGGTACAGGGCCTGCGGGTTGCCGCCGGAACGGACGGCTTGCTTGTAGGCCTCCCAGAGGGTTTGCAGGTCCTCAGGCATGGAACCTCCCCACCATCCAGCCTAAAGGAAGGCCATCCTGAGGTTTCACGCTCCCGGCGGTTTTGCGCGTTTTGGGCTCCTGGGCCTCCGGGTGGTCCTCGGGCAGAAGGAGCGCCAGCCTGAGGGCAAGGCGCCCTGAGCCAAAGCCCATGCGAATGGGGAAGACCTCGGGGTCCTTTAGGCGCTGGAAAAGATCCTCATAGACACCAAGGGCATTTTTGAGCCCATGTTCTTCAGCAAAGCTGCGCTCCCACTCCGCCACCTTGGTGTAGTACTCCCTTAAAGCCCGCTGGAGGTCCTTCGGGGGGATGGGCATGGAAACGCCCCGGTGCCGGCTTAAGCTTCCGTGGTAGCGGAAGCCCAGGGTGAAGCGGCTTCCCTTGCGGAAGGTTTCCGCCAGGAGCGTCAGGCCCGAGGTGTCCTTCTTTGGATGGAATACCCCGATGCGGTTCAAGAAGGTCTCCTGGGGAGCGGAATCCGAAAGGCGCACCGCCCGGAAGGGGTCCTGGTACAGATCAAGGGTCATCCCCCGACGCCCCTCCCGGATGTAGCCCAGGACCACCCCCTCAAAGGCCTGGTTCTCCCAGAGGCTAGGGTTCCAGGAAGGGCGGACGTGGACGTCCCCGCTCCCTTTCTTCAGCCGCCACACCCCCTCCCTCTCGTCAAAGGTCGCCGCCTGGTCCCTTTCCACCAGCGTCCAGAAAAGCCAGGCGGTGCGCAGGGCGCCCTTGACGCTGGAGCCGGGTAGGTAGGCCCCCAGGGGGGAGCGGGGCAGGGGCCGCCACTCCAAAAGGGCCTCCTGCGTGGCTTCCTGGATGGTCTTCAGGAAGGCTACGCTGGCGGGAAGCGTGCGAAGGATGGCCTCTTGGGGAAGCTGGCCCTCCTTGTGGAGGTAGGCCAGGATGTCCTGGGCGGCCTTGGGGCCCTGGGCTACCTTCTCCAGGTACTGGCGGCGCCTGGCCTCGGGCAAGGCCAGGAGAAGGACGCCGGGGTCCAGGAGGTGGACCTCCTTCTTCTCAAAATCGGGCACGTAGGCGTAGGCGGGATAGGTCTCCCCGGTACCCACGTGGACCGGGCTGATGGCCTCCAGCTCCAAGCGGAAGGTCTCCAGGAAGCTCATAGCCTCACCCCCAGCGGGAAAACCCCCAGGAACTCCCGCACCCTGACGCCCTCCTCCGGGGGGTCTTGCGGGGTGGTGTCCAGGTAAAGGGCGGTGGGCTCTTGGTAGACGCTCCCCTCCCGGGTCCTGAGGTAAGGGCCCTTGAAGGGCTTGCTACCCACATAGCCCCCGCCCAGCCGGCCCCAGTAGGGCTCTAGATCGTAGTAAAGGGCGCCTTCCAGTGGCCCCGGGGCCAGGGTGGCGTAGGCGTTGGCCTCCTTGGCTTCGGGAAGCTCCACCGTCCGGGGCCCCTCTACCCGGAAGCGGCCAAGCCCCACGCTGGCCCCTCCGCCAAAGCCCATCTCTCCCACAAAGGCCAGGGCGTCCCGCAGGTCAAAGGGGGCTTCTCCCATCACGTAAAGGGCGTAGGCCGTCCTGGGGTCGGGGAAGAGGAGCTCCTGGGTGAAGAGGATGCCCCGCCTGGCCGCCCCCGTACCCCGGTCTATGCCCACCCGGCTCCGGCGGAGCCTCCGGGGTTCGGGAGGCCTGGCCCTGCCCAGAACCTCCGGAGCCTCCAGCAGAACCTCCTCTCCCTTCTCCGCCAAGGCCTGGAAGGTCTCCAGGCTCACCAGGGTGAGGTTCTTTATGGCCTTCCTCCGCTCGGTTTCCTCCACCTGGACGGGGGGTAGCTTGGGCCGGGGAAGCCAGCCCTCGGGAAAGACGCTGGAGAGGCGGAAGGGCAGGGGCTTTTCCAGGAGACCCTCGAGGGCCTCCCGCCCGTGGGTGTAGCGGTACCACCAGAGCACGTGGCCCAGGAGGGCGGGCGCCCGGGGAAGCTCCTTAAGGGGCCCCTCGAAGTAGAGCCGGAACAGGGTGGCCCGCATGCTAGGCCCCTAGGGCGATCTCCTCCACCAAAAGCCGCTCTTTCAGGGGAAGCCCCTCCTGGGCGTCCCAAGGCTTCTTGGGGTGGAGGAAGTACACCTGGCCGTACCCCCGGCTGATGTGCCCGCCCAGGCCGTCCACCTCCAAAAGCTCCAGCGCCCTAAGGAGGTAGTTCTGGAAGTACTCCTCATCCAGATCGTCCAGGACGCGGTAGGCCATCTCCACGCCGAAGCGGGCCCCGGCGGGCACCCTCTCCGTGGTGCGGGGGTTGGCGTTGCCGCCAAGCCTGGGGATGAAGACTTCCTGCTTGATCTCGGTGTAAAGCCCGCCCCTGGCCGCGGTGCGCTCCAGCTCCCGCTTGGAGTCCTCCAAGAGGTAGGCGTCCCGCACCAACAGCCGGGTAGGGCCCCGCTCCCGGGCCACCTTCAGGGAGGCCTCGTCGTTCTCCGGGGCCAGCCCGAAGATGCGGGCCACGGGGTCTTTGGGGTCGGGGGAGGCGTAGACGTGCCGCTCCTTGGCCTCCAGGATGTAAGGGCCGCCCAGGCTCCACTCCAGGAGGTAGCGGAGCTTTCCCTTGAGGCTGGAGCCCGGGATGTAGGGCTCGTCGGTGAGGGGGTTGCGGATCACGGGGTTGTCCAGGTCGCCGATGGCCATCTGGTCCCGGCTCATGCCGATCCTGAGGCCCGTCTTGG encodes:
- the cas6 gene encoding CRISPR system precrRNA processing endoribonuclease RAMP protein Cas6; its protein translation is MVLVALVLVLEGEGPPEPLGLRGFFYTLLKEAFPELHDQGENPFALGFGLRGGEPWARVSLLREDLYGRLSPALFGLEGREVRLGRPFRVRAVLQEGHPWAGLTTYARLFQGPHSPNLPLRFYSPTFFRRKGVQYPLPEPRLVLESLLRRLEAFGPLKAPQQVREALLERTTVRFLEGRTQMARTEVDTVGFVGKVVYHLPKATEEEALWLSAPGRYAFFSGVGAKTSLGYGLARAFTQVGPQDA
- a CDS encoding TIGR02710 family CRISPR-associated CARF protein; its protein translation is MPEDLQTLWEAYKQAVRSGGNPQALYQEMVWPALVARWKEAPNVHPRREAFAVSVHTLGTSPEATILAILGTGAERVYVLHTRESASYLERLQKETGKPIYPLEVGKSDVAAIYREVKRILDQHGDVPVALDLTSGTKAMSAGLAVAGFFFRRFYPKARVVYVDNEDYDSELRRPRAGTERLIILQDPHEVLGEVDALFAKELYGRGEFAQAAKYFQKMVGATGDGRWTLYQSLAEMYEAWHALNLPEAHKKGSGLLERLAQNAWLNHPLNRSRDLLEKQVSLLEAGKAFLEGKDLGHRRGVGAVARTLLHLGEKEHRPLLAALYAYRALELLLQERLYRYGRLADQPNLTPEEEAALRNALSEILGEPPSAVEVPKKLGLLHLIGLLRLLGDPLLAGKPAGELRGLGGVLQARNTSLLIHGFEVPTGRQVGALKGLAKDLLADLDKELGPAVSLEPLPLGF
- the csm5 gene encoding type III-A CRISPR-associated RAMP protein Csm5 gives rise to the protein MSFLETFRLELEAISPVHVGTGETYPAYAYVPDFEKKEVHLLDPGVLLLALPEARRRQYLEKVAQGPKAAQDILAYLHKEGQLPQEAILRTLPASVAFLKTIQEATQEALLEWRPLPRSPLGAYLPGSSVKGALRTAWLFWTLVERDQAATFDEREGVWRLKKGSGDVHVRPSWNPSLWENQAFEGVVLGYIREGRRGMTLDLYQDPFRAVRLSDSAPQETFLNRIGVFHPKKDTSGLTLLAETFRKGSRFTLGFRYHGSLSRHRGVSMPIPPKDLQRALREYYTKVAEWERSFAEEHGLKNALGVYEDLFQRLKDPEVFPIRMGFGSGRLALRLALLLPEDHPEAQEPKTRKTAGSVKPQDGLPLGWMVGRFHA
- the csm4 gene encoding type III-A CRISPR-associated RAMP protein Csm4 → MRATLFRLYFEGPLKELPRAPALLGHVLWWYRYTHGREALEGLLEKPLPFRLSSVFPEGWLPRPKLPPVQVEETERRKAIKNLTLVSLETFQALAEKGEEVLLEAPEVLGRARPPEPRRLRRSRVGIDRGTGAARRGILFTQELLFPDPRTAYALYVMGEAPFDLRDALAFVGEMGFGGGASVGLGRFRVEGPRTVELPEAKEANAYATLAPGPLEGALYYDLEPYWGRLGGGYVGSKPFKGPYLRTREGSVYQEPTALYLDTTPQDPPEEGVRVREFLGVFPLGVRL
- the csm3 gene encoding type III-A CRISPR-associated RAMP protein Csm3; translation: MQLKKVLRIRSVLLAKTGLRIGMSRDQMAIGDLDNPVIRNPLTDEPYIPGSSLKGKLRYLLEWSLGGPYILEAKERHVYASPDPKDPVARIFGLAPENDEASLKVARERGPTRLLVRDAYLLEDSKRELERTAARGGLYTEIKQEVFIPRLGGNANPRTTERVPAGARFGVEMAYRVLDDLDEEYFQNYLLRALELLEVDGLGGHISRGYGQVYFLHPKKPWDAQEGLPLKERLLVEEIALGA